The Candidatus Schekmanbacteria bacterium RIFCSPLOWO2_02_FULL_38_14 genome includes a window with the following:
- a CDS encoding DNA protecting protein DprA encodes MDNNKKDWIALNLVSGIGKILFTRLLQHFGTASNVLKVSYNDLIKVRGIGDKLAKEIISLKDGRLIEEELRLINENSVEVLTLDSPEYPATLKTIHNPPPVLYVKGSIKDFEPGIAIVGSRNPTYYGKAITEKLTGELVARGFAIVSGMARGIDTVAHTTAIEKGGKTFAVLGSGLNVIYPQENSRLAERISTSGAVISEFPMKMPPHRENFPVRNRIISGLSLGTLVVEASEKSGALITAKQALEQGREVFAIPGNINARNSKGTNSLIKEGAKLVEDISDIISELNVPQKSKTGAGNEASRETRLSLSKEETIIYSLINENPVHIDVIAKESNLPVNKVSAILLNLEMNGIIKQEAGKLFARISW; translated from the coding sequence ATGGACAACAACAAAAAAGACTGGATAGCCCTCAATTTGGTATCAGGCATTGGAAAAATCCTGTTTACCAGACTCCTGCAGCACTTTGGCACGGCAAGCAATGTTCTCAAGGTTTCCTATAATGACCTTATTAAAGTCAGGGGAATCGGAGACAAGCTTGCAAAGGAGATAATCTCTCTTAAAGACGGAAGGCTTATTGAAGAAGAACTGAGGCTGATAAATGAGAACAGCGTCGAGGTATTAACCCTCGATTCCCCGGAATATCCGGCAACTTTAAAAACAATACACAATCCCCCTCCTGTTCTTTATGTCAAAGGAAGCATTAAAGATTTTGAACCCGGAATTGCAATTGTAGGGTCAAGAAACCCAACCTATTATGGAAAAGCAATCACTGAGAAATTAACAGGAGAATTAGTGGCGAGAGGCTTTGCAATAGTAAGCGGTATGGCAAGAGGAATTGATACAGTAGCACATACCACAGCAATTGAAAAAGGAGGAAAAACCTTTGCAGTTCTTGGCTCAGGATTAAATGTGATTTATCCGCAGGAAAATTCAAGGCTTGCTGAAAGGATTTCAACATCAGGGGCTGTTATATCAGAATTCCCAATGAAAATGCCGCCTCACCGTGAAAATTTTCCGGTCAGAAACCGTATTATAAGCGGTTTATCCCTTGGAACCCTTGTCGTTGAGGCATCTGAAAAAAGCGGTGCATTAATAACAGCAAAACAGGCGCTTGAGCAGGGAAGAGAGGTATTTGCAATACCCGGCAATATCAATGCCAGAAACAGCAAAGGGACCAATTCGCTTATTAAAGAAGGGGCAAAACTTGTTGAAGATATCTCTGACATTATCAGCGAGCTGAATGTACCGCAAAAATCAAAAACAGGAGCCGGCAATGAGGCAAGCAGAGAAACCCGTTTGAGTTTATCAAAAGAAGAGACAATAATATATTCTCTTATAAACGAGAACCCTGTCCACATTGACGTAATAGCCAAAGAGTCCAATTTGCCGGTTAACAAAGTTTCTGCTATCCTTTTAAACCTTGAAATGAACGGGATTATTAAACAGGAAGCAGGAAAATTGTTTGCAAGGATATCATGGTAG
- a CDS encoding HflC protein, with protein MAKETMQSAMKKGPMRVAVIIGAILVFFLFLKPWVQIGAGERGVVLNFGAVQQNVLGEGLHFIVPVMQKIAIMDVKVQKAVTDSASASADLQDVTLSVALNYHVIPDKANVVYQTLGVQFKERMIDPAIQEVMKAVSAGYSAEELITKRPAVSTAMKEALSERLLKYNIAVDAFSIVTFSFSQVFTEAIEAKQTADQLAQKAKRDLERIKIEAEQTITAAKAEAESLRLQRANISTDLIELRKIEANLKAIDKWNGILPQVTGGGAIPFIGVGEVQKR; from the coding sequence ATGGCAAAGGAGACAATGCAGTCTGCAATGAAGAAAGGCCCTATGAGGGTGGCAGTGATTATTGGAGCAATTCTGGTGTTTTTTCTGTTTTTGAAACCATGGGTTCAGATTGGAGCAGGTGAAAGAGGGGTTGTCCTCAATTTTGGCGCTGTTCAGCAGAATGTGCTTGGAGAAGGACTGCATTTCATAGTGCCTGTAATGCAGAAGATTGCCATAATGGATGTCAAGGTGCAGAAGGCAGTGACTGATTCCGCATCTGCCTCGGCTGATCTTCAGGATGTGACTTTATCGGTTGCGCTTAACTATCATGTCATACCTGATAAGGCAAATGTTGTCTATCAGACCCTTGGGGTACAATTCAAGGAGCGTATGATAGACCCTGCAATACAAGAGGTAATGAAAGCTGTGTCAGCGGGGTATTCAGCAGAAGAGCTTATTACAAAGAGGCCGGCAGTAAGCACGGCAATGAAAGAAGCCCTTTCTGAAAGACTCCTGAAGTATAATATAGCAGTTGATGCGTTTTCTATTGTCACATTCAGTTTCTCACAAGTATTTACGGAGGCTATTGAGGCAAAGCAAACAGCAGACCAGCTTGCACAAAAGGCAAAGAGAGACCTGGAGAGGATAAAGATTGAGGCAGAGCAGACGATTACAGCAGCCAAAGCAGAGGCAGAGTCCCTGAGGCTCCAAAGAGCAAATATTTCAACCGATCTTATAGAGCTTAGAAAGATAGAGGCAAATCTTAAGGCAATAGATAAATGGAATGGGATACTCCCCCAGGTTACAGGTGGTGGCGCAATACCATTTATTGGCGTAGGTGAGGTACAGAAAAGATAA